A stretch of the Rhizobium sullae genome encodes the following:
- a CDS encoding mitochondrial fission ELM1 family protein has translation MGNGGSDHADIDLLTWCVSEEKIGTMSQCVGVARNLSRKEPVVKPFVPVHGIRKAFAPALFSRKESRPDIIISCGYRPEKMVLKMKRTFSGEPFTVHLQRPEIEGYDLVFVSNHDWTRELEARPNYERMIGVPHRLRLNEVSKRRRAARSLFSPDDRQLASVFVGGDNGAYIYDQKSVDNIKNAIDSLTSKDWRVLVSTSRRSDRRTFDALMALSSPLVTVWDRREPNPYLDYVAAADAFLIAKDSITMPCEALLTGRPVYSLELTEVPGERLIKFDRFHRDLQETRKLTRRFDGGLESYSYQPINEALRIAEVIRSRVAKHS, from the coding sequence ATGGGCAATGGAGGTTCCGATCACGCGGATATCGATCTTCTGACGTGGTGCGTGAGCGAGGAAAAAATCGGCACGATGTCGCAGTGCGTCGGGGTCGCGCGAAACCTCAGCCGGAAGGAGCCGGTTGTGAAGCCATTTGTGCCGGTCCATGGGATAAGGAAGGCCTTTGCTCCCGCGCTGTTTTCCCGCAAAGAAAGCCGTCCAGACATCATCATTTCCTGTGGCTACCGGCCAGAGAAGATGGTTCTGAAGATGAAAAGGACATTTAGCGGCGAGCCCTTCACAGTTCATCTGCAACGGCCAGAGATTGAGGGCTATGATCTTGTCTTTGTTTCCAATCACGACTGGACGAGGGAGCTAGAGGCACGGCCGAACTACGAGAGGATGATCGGCGTGCCTCACAGGCTCAGATTGAACGAGGTATCAAAACGCCGCCGTGCGGCAAGAAGTCTTTTTAGTCCCGACGACCGTCAGTTGGCTTCTGTCTTCGTCGGCGGCGACAACGGCGCCTATATCTATGACCAGAAGTCGGTCGATAACATCAAAAACGCAATCGACAGCCTGACGAGCAAGGATTGGCGCGTTCTAGTCTCGACGTCCAGGCGATCCGATAGACGGACCTTTGATGCGCTCATGGCTCTGTCGTCTCCGTTGGTTACCGTCTGGGATAGGCGGGAGCCTAACCCGTATCTTGATTATGTCGCTGCTGCAGACGCGTTTCTAATCGCCAAAGATTCCATCACAATGCCTTGTGAAGCCTTGCTCACAGGCCGGCCTGTCTATTCCCTGGAGTTGACAGAGGTGCCAGGCGAACGCCTGATAAAATTCGACCGCTTCCACCGGGATCTACAAGAAACACGCAAGCTCACCCGCAGGTTCGATGGCGGTCTCGAATCATACTCTTACCAGCCGATAAACGAAGCGTTGCGCATCGCGGAAGTCATACGGTCAAGGGTTGCTAAGCACTCTTGA